The following coding sequences lie in one Pontibacter sp. G13 genomic window:
- a CDS encoding M48 family metalloprotease: MNVTMNHSFLPDSHDRIGTLELIARTGGDLRRRKLLLMIIALIAQATFLPKALHAQLHLDYRPIQIEGQLPDILIEDLTLKSIEEMSNADFDAQDEEAQAFYLRSNLALKNAFLSGHVFIDDPMSEYLRTLVGYLLRDHPEFQDKINVYATRFPTANAFCWRNGTIFVNTALLRYLDNEAQLACILAHEIQHYILSHSVQSFQKERDLEEEVEAGADLDAEYENMRFSRHQEMEADSMGLQLYLDTDYHPHHAVTALQVLKEINGDDGPYPHLDLLDLLATPELEIDSSQLKFFSREADEEMEEEAEETSDASEEEDVDYSTHPDIDKRIEAVRRMLPEYDVTDTAAIEEGGFILPSERFYSTMLISTYETLELYYQKGMYAHSLYLGLRLAKDFPENQFVQGVIAQSVFWLIFHDQYLDVDEILPDPYSYKGYPFGDFVYFLKYVRSSKFEPILGAVLVHRATTFPDNPEIQIAYARYLLETGEKEEAQEKFDQFSQSFPDSRHANFARNKAETLK; this comes from the coding sequence ATGAACGTAACCATGAACCACTCTTTTCTTCCGGATAGTCATGACCGGATAGGAACTCTGGAGCTCATTGCCAGAACTGGTGGAGATCTCCGCCGAAGGAAGCTCCTTCTCATGATCATCGCCCTGATTGCGCAGGCTACTTTTCTCCCAAAAGCGCTGCACGCCCAATTACATCTCGACTACCGCCCCATTCAGATAGAGGGGCAATTGCCGGATATCCTGATTGAAGATTTGACGCTCAAATCCATCGAAGAGATGAGCAATGCCGACTTCGATGCACAGGATGAAGAGGCACAAGCGTTTTATCTTCGCTCCAATCTGGCCCTCAAGAATGCCTTTCTGAGTGGCCATGTCTTCATTGACGATCCGATGTCCGAATACCTCCGCACCTTGGTAGGGTATCTGCTCCGGGATCACCCCGAGTTTCAAGACAAGATCAACGTATATGCCACTCGATTCCCGACGGCCAATGCATTCTGCTGGAGGAACGGAACCATTTTCGTCAATACTGCCCTCCTTCGATACCTTGACAATGAGGCCCAATTGGCTTGCATCTTGGCCCACGAAATCCAGCATTATATTCTTTCTCATTCTGTACAGTCCTTCCAAAAGGAGCGGGATTTGGAAGAAGAGGTAGAGGCTGGAGCCGATCTCGATGCCGAATATGAGAATATGCGATTCTCCCGCCATCAGGAGATGGAGGCGGATTCCATGGGGCTGCAATTGTATTTGGACACCGATTATCATCCGCATCACGCCGTGACGGCCTTGCAGGTATTGAAGGAAATCAACGGAGACGATGGCCCATATCCTCACCTCGATTTGTTGGACCTCTTGGCAACTCCAGAGCTGGAAATCGATTCTAGCCAATTGAAATTTTTCTCCAGAGAGGCAGATGAAGAAATGGAGGAAGAAGCGGAAGAGACCTCGGATGCATCAGAGGAGGAAGACGTAGACTACAGCACTCATCCCGATATAGATAAGAGAATCGAGGCTGTTCGTCGCATGTTGCCGGAGTATGATGTAACGGATACTGCTGCGATCGAAGAGGGCGGTTTTATTCTGCCATCGGAGCGATTCTACAGCACGATGCTGATTTCTACTTACGAAACACTCGAGTTGTACTACCAGAAAGGGATGTATGCGCATTCGCTGTATCTGGGGCTGAGACTAGCCAAGGATTTCCCCGAAAACCAATTTGTGCAGGGAGTGATTGCTCAATCGGTCTTTTGGCTAATCTTCCACGATCAATATTTGGACGTAGATGAAATTCTGCCAGATCCATATAGTTACAAAGGCTATCCATTCGGCGACTTTGTGTATTTCTTGAAGTATGTACGGAGCTCCAAGTTCGAACCCATTCTGGGAGCGGTATTGGTTCATCGAGCCACAACTTTTCCCGACAACCCAGAAATCCAGATTGCCTATGCCCGGTATCTGTTGGAAACTGGGGAAAAGGAGGAAGCTCAGGAAAAATTCGACCAATTCAGCCAAAGTTTCCCCGATAGCCGCCACGCTAATTTTGCCAGAAACAAAGCCGAAACCTTGAAGTGA
- a CDS encoding TolC family protein, which produces MKSVSIRAIYLLILIPLIGLPNHGISQSALDQYVELGLSSNLAIQQSDLQVAKRQQALREAKGLFLPYVSFQASYTVAAGGRSLDFPVGDLLNPVYATLNELTETNQFPTNIENVNEQFLPHNFQETYVRVVQPVFNSDILFNRRAQDDLLKAEGFQREAFQRELVRDIKTAYFAYLQTEDALRINRETRVLLEEILRVNRSLVDNDKATRDVIYNAEFELRKLDKEQAQTLQRNQSARAYFNFLLNRPLDSDIEIDTTWFNPEQQSLINLEVEAPGRRPEIAQFEASINAVENQEKVEQWGILPKVNAIFDMGFQGFGYDFANQEYAMARVGLQWDIFQGFRRDARRQQAALDRKTLEKRQEATSQQIQLQVREAWYQLAAAQASLEASKSGVQDATAAFDIISKKYRESQANWLELLEARNRFTLAQISQSIDTYSVWARMAELEYAAGTAQIP; this is translated from the coding sequence ATGAAATCTGTCTCCATTCGAGCCATTTACCTATTGATCCTCATCCCGCTCATCGGCCTTCCCAATCATGGGATCAGCCAATCAGCATTGGATCAATACGTCGAGCTGGGGTTGTCGAGCAACTTGGCCATTCAGCAGAGTGACCTTCAAGTTGCCAAGCGCCAGCAAGCCCTCCGAGAAGCCAAGGGCCTATTTCTGCCCTATGTGAGTTTTCAGGCGAGCTACACGGTCGCAGCCGGGGGTCGATCCCTCGATTTTCCAGTAGGGGATCTCCTCAACCCAGTCTATGCCACCCTCAATGAGCTGACGGAAACCAACCAGTTTCCCACCAACATTGAGAATGTGAACGAACAGTTCCTGCCACACAATTTTCAGGAAACGTACGTACGAGTCGTACAGCCAGTATTCAATAGTGACATCCTCTTCAATCGGAGAGCGCAGGACGATCTATTGAAGGCGGAAGGATTCCAGCGGGAAGCATTCCAACGAGAATTGGTACGGGACATCAAGACGGCCTATTTCGCCTATCTACAGACGGAAGATGCGCTGCGAATCAATCGGGAAACCCGTGTGCTGCTGGAGGAAATTCTCCGCGTCAACCGATCGCTCGTGGACAATGACAAAGCCACGCGGGATGTGATCTACAATGCGGAATTCGAATTGCGGAAGCTGGACAAAGAGCAAGCCCAGACGCTCCAACGCAATCAATCTGCCAGAGCGTACTTCAATTTCCTCTTGAATCGTCCATTGGATTCAGACATCGAGATTGACACGACCTGGTTCAATCCCGAGCAGCAATCTCTCATCAATCTAGAAGTGGAAGCCCCCGGAAGGCGCCCGGAGATTGCGCAATTCGAAGCCTCCATCAACGCCGTAGAAAACCAAGAGAAGGTCGAGCAATGGGGAATCCTCCCCAAAGTGAACGCCATCTTCGACATGGGATTCCAAGGGTTTGGCTATGACTTCGCCAATCAGGAGTACGCCATGGCACGGGTTGGATTGCAATGGGATATCTTCCAAGGATTTCGTCGAGATGCTCGCCGCCAACAAGCAGCACTCGATCGAAAAACCCTCGAAAAGCGCCAAGAAGCCACTAGTCAGCAGATTCAGCTCCAAGTCCGAGAAGCTTGGTACCAACTGGCAGCAGCTCAGGCTTCACTCGAAGCTTCCAAATCCGGCGTGCAAGATGCCACCGCGGCGTTTGATATCATCTCCAAAAAATACCGCGAGTCCCAAGCCAATTGGCTAGAACTCCTCGAAGCGAGAAACCGATTCACTTTGGCACAGATCAGCCAAAGCATCGATACCTATTCCGTATGGGCTAGGATGGCTGAACTCGAATACGCCGCCGGAACCGCCCAAATTCCCTAA
- a CDS encoding efflux RND transporter periplasmic adaptor subunit yields MWKNLTYTLGVPALAALAACTPTSGADETPDLTTPRHVPVRIAKIQPSIQPIPILASGIVAAREEINLSFKTGGIIQKTFVREGQRVKKGQLLATLNLAEIDAQVKQAQASVTKSQRDLQRLERLYADSVATLEQVQDLRTALEVSEANLRIASFNQSQSKIVAPTSGRILRKLGETGEIISPGMPVYRLASDRNAQVIRTGLSDVDIVQVKMGDQAKIRFDAWPQRTFEARVTEIAAGAHPVNGTYEVELSLDKTDLPIKNGFIGHIQLFPSDQESQVLIPIAAMVEGYPDSVKLYVLDESKTHAQPHTVHRYEIRSNQLAIPTEELEGHEQVITEGAKYLQPGTAIDIVPKTPQVSESNIANR; encoded by the coding sequence ATGTGGAAAAACCTGACATATACCCTTGGCGTGCCTGCCCTTGCAGCATTGGCAGCTTGCACTCCAACTTCTGGAGCCGATGAAACTCCTGACCTGACCACTCCTCGTCATGTCCCGGTGAGAATCGCCAAGATTCAGCCAAGCATCCAGCCTATTCCCATTCTGGCATCTGGGATTGTGGCCGCTCGGGAGGAAATCAATCTTTCCTTCAAAACAGGCGGGATCATCCAGAAGACCTTTGTCCGAGAAGGTCAACGTGTCAAAAAGGGTCAGCTTTTGGCCACCCTGAACTTGGCGGAAATCGACGCACAGGTCAAGCAAGCACAGGCTTCCGTCACCAAATCTCAACGTGACCTACAACGACTCGAACGTCTGTATGCGGATTCCGTCGCGACCTTGGAACAAGTTCAGGATCTCCGTACTGCCTTGGAAGTCTCGGAGGCGAATCTGCGCATTGCTTCCTTCAACCAGTCCCAATCGAAAATTGTGGCTCCAACGAGTGGACGCATTCTCCGGAAATTGGGCGAAACAGGCGAAATCATCTCCCCCGGGATGCCCGTCTATCGATTGGCTTCCGACCGAAATGCCCAAGTGATCCGTACAGGATTGTCCGACGTCGACATCGTGCAGGTAAAAATGGGCGATCAAGCCAAGATTCGGTTTGATGCCTGGCCGCAGCGGACCTTTGAAGCTCGTGTCACAGAAATTGCGGCAGGGGCTCACCCCGTGAATGGCACCTATGAGGTCGAATTGAGCTTGGACAAAACTGATCTTCCCATCAAAAATGGATTCATCGGGCACATCCAATTGTTCCCGAGTGATCAGGAATCTCAGGTCTTGATTCCCATCGCAGCTATGGTGGAAGGCTACCCAGATAGTGTCAAACTCTACGTATTGGACGAATCCAAGACGCACGCACAGCCTCATACCGTGCATCGCTATGAGATCCGTTCCAATCAATTGGCCATTCCCACTGAGGAATTGGAAGGACATGAACAGGTGATCACCGAAGGAGCGAAATACCTCCAACCGGGAACCGCCATCGACATTGTCCCCAAAACCCCACAGGTCTCTGAATCCAACATCGCCAACCGCTAA
- a CDS encoding efflux RND transporter permease subunit yields MRLPKLAIANFQFVLVMVCMAVALGVISFLNMPRSEDPTLDFPNYTIIAVYPGASPVDLEELVADPLEEKINELEDLTEILTEIEDGVVMIQVEGSFELDIDEQFDELKAKVNEVRADLPDELYSLETIKASPLDVSILQLAMVSEDIPYAELLEWTEKLEKRIEQVNGVRTTEISGFPEEEVRIALNLEKMSKLNLPLTRVMGIIQGNNANIPGGNLKAGTGNFSLKTSGGYRTLDALRETVVAADGGNIIRLRDIAKVYMDYEDDRYLARYNGKRAMFLSVTQKGGVNILDLSDKLNAELESFAAELPATITMEKAFEQGPAVESRVNDFFGNLLQGLALVGLIILAFLGIRNALIIITVIPASVIVAIFLLDANGFGLQQISIAGLVIALGLLVDNGIVVAENINRFIQQGFSSKEAAAKGTAEVGWAIVSSTVTTILSFFPMTQLGGGTGAFIESMPLIVMFSLIASLIFALTLTPLLATKLITKREHAREQLLNKWMRGFVDRVYRPSLEFALKRPLIVMLLAVGSLGGSFALFPLVGVSFFPAADKPVLLVNIELPQGSNLDHTDLAASYVEAVLDTFEGVEGYAMNVGHGNPQIYYNIFPENYTQHYAQALVELDSWDKVNFYDRIDRLRAEFATYPGANIQVEELKNGPPAEAPIAIKVIGEDLNMLKVLSAQVEELIAAQAGVINLDNPITLPKTNIRARVNRDKAGMLGVPLQELDLAVRTAMTGNDLGTMNTPAGDKYDLVARMQYADEPSVQDFSRMYLPTMSGAQIPLRHLVRLEFENEPAQIKHFDLERTNTLTADAADGYNPTAIAENLIPALDQIDWPNGYRYKVAGDYENQQESFGDMGKMLIIALMGIFAVLILQFRSFKQPFIVLAAIPLAFSGSIVALLLSGYSFSFFAFVGFSSLAGIVVNASIILVDYANQLRQQGLGLTEALIQASTTRFIPILLTTMTTILGLLPLTITGGNLWAPLGWTIIGGMISSTVLTLLVVPILYKWLSPKVAVGTETQTHSAGDVAMG; encoded by the coding sequence ATGAGACTGCCAAAATTAGCCATCGCTAACTTCCAATTCGTGCTGGTCATGGTATGCATGGCCGTGGCACTTGGGGTGATTTCCTTCCTGAATATGCCCCGCTCGGAAGACCCGACGCTGGACTTCCCCAACTACACCATCATTGCGGTGTATCCCGGAGCCAGTCCTGTAGACTTGGAGGAATTGGTCGCAGATCCCTTGGAGGAAAAGATCAACGAGCTCGAAGACCTCACCGAAATCCTCACCGAAATCGAGGATGGAGTCGTCATGATTCAGGTGGAAGGTTCCTTCGAATTGGATATCGACGAGCAATTTGACGAACTCAAAGCCAAGGTCAACGAGGTACGCGCTGACCTTCCAGACGAACTATACAGTTTGGAAACCATCAAGGCGAGCCCGCTGGATGTGAGCATTCTCCAATTGGCCATGGTATCCGAGGACATTCCCTATGCGGAACTGCTGGAATGGACCGAAAAGCTGGAAAAGCGTATCGAGCAGGTCAATGGCGTCCGGACAACCGAAATCTCCGGGTTTCCGGAGGAAGAGGTGCGTATCGCCCTGAATCTGGAAAAAATGTCCAAACTGAACCTGCCATTGACTCGGGTCATGGGCATCATCCAAGGAAACAACGCCAACATTCCGGGCGGCAACCTCAAGGCTGGAACGGGAAATTTCTCGCTCAAAACCAGCGGTGGATATCGCACGCTTGACGCACTCCGTGAAACCGTCGTAGCCGCAGACGGCGGAAATATCATCCGACTGCGAGACATCGCCAAGGTCTACATGGACTATGAAGATGATCGCTATCTGGCGCGCTACAACGGAAAACGGGCGATGTTCCTGTCCGTCACGCAAAAAGGCGGGGTGAACATCCTGGACCTTTCCGACAAGCTCAATGCGGAGCTCGAATCATTCGCAGCGGAATTGCCTGCCACGATCACGATGGAGAAGGCCTTTGAGCAAGGTCCAGCGGTCGAAAGCCGGGTGAATGATTTCTTCGGGAACCTGCTTCAAGGACTGGCATTGGTCGGGCTGATCATCTTGGCATTCCTCGGAATCCGAAATGCGTTGATCATTATCACGGTCATTCCCGCATCGGTCATCGTGGCCATTTTCCTCCTCGATGCCAATGGATTCGGTCTACAACAGATTTCCATCGCCGGATTGGTGATCGCCTTGGGGTTGCTCGTGGATAATGGAATTGTAGTAGCGGAAAACATCAACCGATTTATTCAGCAAGGATTTTCCTCCAAGGAGGCCGCCGCAAAAGGCACCGCAGAGGTGGGCTGGGCGATTGTTTCCTCGACGGTTACGACCATCCTGTCTTTCTTTCCCATGACCCAATTGGGCGGAGGCACGGGAGCCTTTATCGAGTCTATGCCCTTGATCGTGATGTTTAGCCTGATCGCTTCTTTGATATTTGCGCTGACGCTGACACCGCTATTGGCCACCAAACTCATCACCAAACGGGAACATGCACGCGAGCAATTGCTCAATAAATGGATGCGGGGATTTGTGGACCGTGTGTATCGTCCTTCGTTGGAATTTGCCCTGAAGCGTCCCTTGATCGTGATGCTACTGGCAGTGGGATCATTGGGCGGTAGTTTTGCGCTCTTTCCGCTGGTAGGGGTTTCGTTTTTCCCGGCAGCAGACAAGCCTGTTTTGCTAGTGAATATCGAGCTTCCCCAAGGAAGTAATCTGGACCACACCGATCTGGCGGCTAGCTATGTCGAAGCCGTGCTGGATACGTTCGAAGGCGTGGAAGGCTACGCCATGAATGTCGGCCACGGTAATCCCCAGATCTATTACAACATTTTCCCAGAGAACTACACCCAGCATTACGCGCAGGCGTTGGTGGAATTGGATAGTTGGGACAAGGTGAATTTCTACGACCGAATCGATCGACTCCGCGCCGAATTTGCGACCTATCCCGGTGCCAACATTCAGGTCGAGGAGCTGAAAAATGGCCCACCTGCGGAAGCCCCCATTGCCATCAAGGTCATCGGGGAAGATCTCAACATGCTCAAGGTGCTCTCGGCGCAAGTCGAGGAATTGATTGCGGCCCAAGCCGGCGTCATCAATCTCGACAACCCCATTACGTTGCCCAAAACCAATATCCGCGCCCGAGTAAATCGCGACAAGGCCGGGATGCTGGGCGTTCCACTTCAGGAATTGGATTTGGCGGTACGAACAGCCATGACCGGCAATGACCTCGGGACGATGAATACGCCCGCTGGAGATAAGTACGATTTGGTGGCACGCATGCAATACGCCGACGAGCCCAGCGTGCAGGATTTCAGTCGGATGTACCTCCCGACCATGAGTGGGGCACAAATTCCATTGCGGCATTTGGTGCGGTTGGAATTCGAGAATGAACCGGCCCAGATCAAGCATTTCGATCTGGAGCGGACCAATACCTTGACAGCAGACGCGGCCGACGGATATAATCCCACTGCCATTGCCGAGAACTTGATCCCTGCGCTTGATCAGATTGACTGGCCCAACGGCTATCGGTACAAGGTGGCAGGCGACTACGAAAACCAGCAGGAATCCTTCGGTGATATGGGCAAGATGCTCATCATCGCCCTGATGGGAATTTTCGCAGTGCTGATCCTACAGTTCCGCTCCTTCAAGCAGCCGTTTATCGTCTTGGCGGCCATCCCGCTGGCATTTAGCGGTTCGATTGTGGCGCTGCTCCTGTCGGGCTATTCCTTCAGCTTCTTCGCATTTGTGGGCTTTTCGAGTTTGGCGGGGATTGTGGTGAATGCGTCCATCATCTTGGTGGACTACGCGAATCAGCTCCGCCAGCAGGGGTTAGGGTTGACCGAAGCATTGATTCAAGCTTCCACGACCCGATTTATTCCGATCCTATTGACCACGATGACGACCATCTTGGGACTGCTCCCGCTGACGATTACCGGCGGAAACCTCTGGGCCCCCTTGGGATGGACGATCATCGGCGGCATGATCAGTTCGACCGTATTGACCCTCTTGGTGGTTCCGATCCTGTACAAATGGCTCAGTCCCAAAGTAGCAGTCGGTACAGAGACACAAACACATTCGGCAGGAGATGTAGCGATGGGTTGA
- a CDS encoding NAD(P)H-dependent oxidoreductase gives MSTLSDLKIAVLYGSYRHHRQGIRAAQFAVNRLANRCKAFLIDAKSYSVPMLDKMFKEYPAGSAPQNLQKISDHLMEADGFVICTGEYNHSLPPGLKNLLDHFQKEYFFKPAGIMSYSMGGFGGARASVHARVVVGELGMASISRMMQVSHVHDAIDESGRPWDDKIGPRFDKFSDELLWYASALKEARQERTPY, from the coding sequence ATGTCCACCCTTTCCGATCTCAAGATCGCAGTCCTGTATGGCTCATACCGCCATCACAGGCAAGGCATTCGTGCTGCTCAGTTTGCCGTCAATCGTTTAGCCAACCGCTGTAAGGCATTTCTGATCGATGCCAAGTCCTACTCTGTTCCGATGCTGGATAAAATGTTCAAGGAATATCCGGCCGGAAGTGCTCCCCAGAATCTTCAGAAAATCTCCGATCATCTGATGGAGGCAGATGGATTTGTCATCTGCACCGGAGAGTACAACCATAGTCTACCTCCCGGTCTCAAAAACCTCCTCGATCATTTTCAGAAAGAATACTTCTTCAAGCCTGCTGGAATTATGTCCTACTCCATGGGAGGATTCGGCGGAGCAAGGGCTTCTGTCCATGCTCGGGTAGTGGTAGGTGAATTGGGGATGGCCTCCATCTCGCGTATGATGCAGGTATCACACGTTCACGACGCAATCGACGAATCCGGTAGACCTTGGGATGACAAGATCGGGCCGCGCTTCGACAAATTTTCCGATGAATTGCTGTGGTATGCTTCTGCCTTGAAGGAAGCTCGTCAGGAGCGTACGCCGTATTGA